From one Lycium ferocissimum isolate CSIRO_LF1 chromosome 7, AGI_CSIRO_Lferr_CH_V1, whole genome shotgun sequence genomic stretch:
- the LOC132063588 gene encoding small ribosomal subunit protein eS24z — MADKAVTIRTRKFMTNRLLARKQFVIDVLHPGRANVSKAELKEKLARMYEVKDPNAIFVFKFRTHFGGGKSTGFGLIYDSVENAKKYEPKYRLIRNGLDTKVEKSRKQMKERKNRAKKVRGVKKTKAGDAKKK; from the exons ATGGCGGACAAGGCAGTCACCATCCGTACTCGCAAGTTCATGACCAACAGGCTTCTCGCCAGGAAACAATTC GTTATTGATGTACTTCATCCCGGAAGAGCCAATGTCTCAAAG GCTGAGCTGAAGGAGAAGTTGGCTAGGATGTATGAAGTGAAGGACCCAAATgctatttttgttttcaaattccGTACACATTTTGGAGGTGGGAAATCAACAggatttggtttgatttatgACTCTGTTGAAAATGCCAAGAAGTACGAGCCAAAGTATAGGCTCATCAGG AATGGGCTTGACACTAAGGTTGAGAAGTCTAGGAAACAAATGAAGGAACGGAAAAACAGGGCCAAGAAGGTCCGTGGTGTAAAGAAG ACCAAGGCTGGTGATGCAAAGAAGAAATAA